One window of Bacteroides sp. AN502(2024) genomic DNA carries:
- a CDS encoding glycoside hydrolase family 28 protein, with the protein MKSKSILPLLLAGTFLIACTPPKQAENNSFEWGQVPQQPNLSWADSVGSRQTPENNLVLSANSFGAVADSTVLSTESIQKAIDSCAVSGGGTVVLQPGYYQTGALFVKSGVNLQLDKGVTLLASPSIHHYPEFRSRIAGIEMTWPAAVINIVNEKNASVSGEGTLDCRGKVFWDKYWEMRKEYEAKGLRWIVDYDCKRVRGILVKNSSDITLKGFTLMRTGFWGCQILYSDYCTIDALTINNNIGGHGPSTDGIDIDSSRNILIENCDIDCNDDNICIKSGRDADGLRVNLPTENVVIRNCIARKGAGLITCGSETSGGIRNILGYHLEAIGTSAVLRLKSAMNRGGTIENIYMTEVKATNVRHVLAADLNWNPSYSYSTLPKEYEGKEIPEHWKIMLTPVTPPEKGHPHFRNVYVSKIKAENVNEFISASGWNDSLRLENFYLYAIEAQTDKPGRISYTKNFNLSEITLETEGKSVIEQKENEQSNIHINYIKPSPDHRTAGDIKGGY; encoded by the coding sequence ATGAAAAGTAAAAGCATCCTTCCCCTACTCTTGGCAGGTACCTTTCTTATAGCATGTACTCCGCCCAAACAGGCTGAAAACAACAGTTTCGAATGGGGACAGGTTCCGCAGCAACCGAATCTGTCGTGGGCCGATAGCGTAGGTAGTAGGCAAACTCCTGAAAACAATCTTGTTTTATCCGCTAATTCTTTTGGCGCAGTAGCAGACAGCACGGTGCTTAGCACAGAATCCATCCAAAAAGCCATTGACAGTTGTGCTGTCAGCGGAGGAGGAACAGTGGTTCTTCAGCCGGGGTATTACCAGACAGGAGCACTGTTCGTAAAAAGCGGTGTCAATCTGCAACTGGATAAAGGAGTGACCTTGCTGGCAAGTCCATCTATTCATCATTATCCCGAATTTCGTTCGAGGATTGCGGGAATCGAGATGACATGGCCGGCGGCAGTCATCAACATTGTCAATGAAAAGAACGCTTCTGTCAGTGGAGAAGGAACGCTGGACTGTCGGGGAAAAGTGTTCTGGGATAAATACTGGGAAATGCGGAAAGAATATGAAGCAAAAGGATTGCGCTGGATTGTGGATTACGACTGCAAACGGGTGCGGGGTATCCTCGTGAAAAACAGCTCGGACATCACACTGAAGGGATTTACCCTGATGCGTACCGGTTTTTGGGGATGCCAGATTCTCTATTCCGATTATTGCACCATAGACGCACTGACCATCAATAACAATATAGGCGGGCATGGTCCGAGTACAGACGGCATCGACATTGATTCTTCACGTAATATTCTGATCGAGAACTGTGATATAGACTGTAATGATGATAATATCTGCATCAAATCGGGACGGGATGCGGACGGTCTGCGGGTGAACCTTCCTACGGAAAATGTAGTCATACGCAATTGCATCGCCCGCAAAGGTGCCGGACTGATTACCTGCGGAAGCGAAACTTCCGGCGGCATACGGAATATATTGGGATATCATTTGGAAGCCATCGGTACCTCGGCCGTACTACGGCTGAAAAGTGCCATGAACCGTGGAGGGACGATTGAAAACATTTATATGACTGAAGTAAAAGCGACAAACGTCCGTCACGTGCTGGCGGCAGACTTGAACTGGAATCCCAGTTATAGTTACAGCACTTTACCCAAAGAGTATGAAGGGAAAGAAATCCCGGAACACTGGAAAATCATGTTGACTCCGGTCACACCTCCCGAAAAAGGCCATCCACATTTCCGCAACGTTTATGTATCAAAGATAAAAGCAGAAAATGTGAACGAATTTATCTCTGCCTCGGGTTGGAATGATTCGTTGCGTCTGGAAAATTTCTATCTTTATGCCATCGAAGCGCAGACCGATAAACCGGGTAGAATCAGCTATACGAAGAATTTCAATTTGTCTGAAATCACATTAGAAACAGAAGGAAAGAGTGTCATTGAACAAAAAGAGAATGAACAAAGTAATATCCACATCAATTATATTAAGCCCTCTCCCGACCATCGCACTGCCGGGGATATCAAAGGAGGTTACTGA
- a CDS encoding glycosyl hydrolase, whose translation MMNKRQWIVLCLLATGGVMQAQQWPDAPVEARPGARWWWLGSAVDEKNLTYNLEEYARTGMGTVEITPIYGVQGNDANEIQFLSPRWMEVLKHTQAEGKRTGIEIDMNTGTGWPFGGPEVSIEDAATKAIFQTYDLEGGKEIEQDINVTNPKQQASSVLSRVMAYDEKGKCINLTAHVKKDKLQWKAPAGKWRIVVLYIGKTRQKVKRAAPGGEGYVMNHLSKKAVRNYLSRFDRAFKSSKTSYPHTFFNDSYEVYQADWTEDFLEQFARRRGYKLEKHFPEFLDKSRPEVSRRIVSDYRETISDLLLENFTCQWTNWAHKNGSITRNQAHGSPGNLIDIYAAVDIPECESFGLSQFHIEGLRQDSLTKKNDSDLSILKYASSAAHIAGKPYTSSETFTWLTEHFRTSLSQCKPDMDLMFVSGVNHMFFHGTPYSPKEAEWPGWLFYASINMSPTNSIWRDAPSFFNYITRCQSFLQMGRPDNDFLIYLPVYDMWNEQPGRLLLFTIHHMDKLAPKFIDAIHRINNSGYDGDYISDNFIRSTRFKGGQLVTSGGTGYKALVVPAAHLMPSDVLAHLYELAKQGATIVFLENYPTDVPGYGQLEQKRQSYQRTLRQLPAVSFSETTVTPIGKGKIITGTDYARTLASCNIFPEEMKTKFGLQAIRRVNDTGHHYFISSLQNKGVDGWITLGTNAVAAALFNPMTGECGEAKVRQVDGKTQVYLQLKSGESIILQTYQQPLQASKPWKYVKEQPFSLRLDHGWKLHFAESNPEIEGTFDIDHPCSWTHINHPAAQTNMGTGVYSLDIELPAWQADDWILDLGDVRESARVRINGQEAGCAWAVPYQLKVGQFLKTGKNHIEIEVTNLPANRIAALDRQGVQWRKFKEINIVNLNYRPANYGHWNPLPSGLNSKVRLIPVNLMSYTDLG comes from the coding sequence ATGATGAACAAAAGACAATGGATAGTACTTTGCCTGCTTGCCACAGGTGGAGTAATGCAAGCACAGCAATGGCCGGATGCTCCGGTGGAAGCACGTCCCGGCGCCAGATGGTGGTGGCTGGGAAGTGCCGTAGACGAAAAGAACCTGACATACAATCTGGAAGAATATGCACGCACCGGGATGGGAACGGTAGAAATTACTCCCATCTACGGAGTACAGGGCAATGATGCGAACGAGATTCAATTCCTCTCTCCCCGCTGGATGGAAGTTCTCAAACACACACAAGCGGAAGGAAAGCGTACCGGTATCGAGATTGACATGAATACCGGAACCGGATGGCCTTTCGGCGGACCGGAAGTCAGCATTGAAGATGCAGCCACCAAGGCTATTTTCCAAACATACGACTTAGAGGGAGGCAAAGAGATTGAACAAGATATCAATGTAACCAACCCTAAACAGCAAGCATCTTCCGTACTAAGCCGGGTGATGGCTTACGATGAGAAAGGTAAATGTATCAACCTGACCGCCCACGTAAAAAAAGACAAGCTACAATGGAAAGCACCTGCCGGCAAATGGAGAATCGTAGTTCTTTATATCGGTAAGACACGACAAAAAGTAAAACGTGCCGCTCCCGGAGGAGAAGGATATGTCATGAACCATCTGTCAAAGAAGGCGGTAAGGAACTACCTTTCCCGTTTTGACCGTGCTTTCAAAAGCAGCAAGACAAGCTATCCCCATACATTCTTCAACGATTCTTACGAAGTGTACCAGGCAGACTGGACAGAAGATTTCTTGGAACAATTCGCCCGTCGCCGGGGATACAAACTGGAAAAACATTTCCCCGAATTTCTGGACAAAAGTCGTCCGGAGGTCAGCAGACGTATCGTATCCGATTACCGGGAAACGATTTCCGATTTGTTATTGGAAAACTTTACCTGTCAGTGGACGAACTGGGCACATAAGAACGGCAGTATCACCCGCAACCAGGCACATGGTTCGCCCGGCAATCTAATTGATATCTATGCAGCCGTGGATATTCCCGAATGTGAGAGTTTCGGACTATCGCAATTCCATATCGAAGGATTACGTCAGGATTCTTTAACTAAAAAGAATGATTCTGACCTGTCTATATTGAAATATGCTTCTTCGGCCGCCCACATCGCGGGAAAGCCCTATACTTCTTCCGAAACATTCACCTGGCTGACAGAGCATTTCCGCACTTCCCTGTCACAATGCAAACCGGATATGGATCTGATGTTTGTTTCCGGTGTCAATCACATGTTTTTCCACGGTACTCCGTATTCTCCGAAAGAAGCCGAATGGCCCGGATGGTTGTTCTACGCTTCTATTAATATGAGCCCGACAAACAGTATTTGGCGTGATGCTCCTTCGTTCTTCAACTATATCACCCGCTGCCAGAGCTTTCTGCAAATGGGACGACCGGACAATGATTTCTTGATTTATCTTCCGGTATATGATATGTGGAATGAGCAACCGGGACGATTGTTATTATTCACGATACACCACATGGATAAACTGGCTCCTAAGTTTATCGACGCTATCCATCGCATCAACAACAGCGGGTATGACGGGGATTATATTTCCGATAACTTTATTCGCAGTACGCGTTTCAAAGGCGGACAGTTGGTTACTTCGGGCGGAACGGGCTACAAAGCATTGGTAGTGCCTGCTGCGCACTTAATGCCGAGTGATGTATTGGCACATCTTTATGAACTTGCCAAACAGGGAGCTACTATCGTATTCCTCGAAAATTATCCGACAGATGTACCGGGATACGGTCAGTTGGAACAAAAGCGCCAAAGTTACCAGCGTACGCTCCGGCAACTTCCGGCTGTTTCTTTCTCGGAGACAACCGTTACTCCAATTGGAAAGGGGAAGATCATCACAGGAACGGATTATGCACGTACATTGGCCAGCTGCAATATCTTTCCTGAAGAAATGAAAACCAAATTCGGACTACAAGCGATCCGGCGAGTGAATGATACGGGACACCACTATTTCATCTCTTCTTTACAAAATAAAGGGGTGGACGGTTGGATCACATTGGGAACGAATGCAGTCGCAGCCGCTCTCTTCAATCCCATGACCGGAGAATGTGGTGAAGCTAAAGTAAGACAAGTAGACGGAAAAACACAAGTCTATCTACAATTAAAATCCGGTGAATCGATCATTCTGCAAACCTATCAACAACCTTTGCAAGCATCCAAGCCGTGGAAATATGTCAAAGAACAACCTTTCAGCCTTCGTCTGGATCATGGCTGGAAGTTACACTTCGCCGAAAGCAACCCGGAAATTGAAGGAACATTTGATATAGATCACCCCTGTTCATGGACCCATATCAATCATCCGGCAGCCCAAACGAACATGGGAACCGGTGTTTATTCCTTAGACATCGAATTGCCGGCTTGGCAGGCTGACGACTGGATTCTTGATTTGGGAGATGTACGTGAAAGTGCCCGTGTCCGCATCAATGGACAGGAAGCGGGATGTGCATGGGCAGTGCCTTATCAACTAAAGGTAGGACAGTTCCTAAAAACCGGAAAAAACCACATCGAGATAGAAGTCACGAATCTCCCTGCGAATCGAATTGCAGCATTAGACAGGCAGGGAGTGCAGTGGCGTAAATTCAAAGAAATCAATATAGTCAATTTGAACTATCGTCCGGCCAATTATGGACATTGGAATCCTTTACCCTCCGGCTTGAATAGTAAGGTACGGCTGATTCCGGTAAATCTAATGTCTTATACGGATTTAGGTTGA
- a CDS encoding Cof-type HAD-IIB family hydrolase, which translates to MTKALFFDIDGTLVSFETHRIPSSTIEALETAHAKGLKLFIATGRPKAIINNLSELQDRNLIDGYITMNGAYCFVGEKIIYKSVIPQEEVKTMAAFCEKKDTPCIFVEEHHISVCQPNDMVKKIFYDFLHVDVIPSVSFEEATNKEIIQMTPFITEEEEKEIRPSIPTCEIGRWHPAFADITAKGDTKQKGIDEIIRYLDIKLEETMAFGDGGNDISMLRHAAIGVAMGQAKEDVKAAADYVTGSVDEDGISKAMKHFGII; encoded by the coding sequence ATGACGAAAGCTTTATTTTTTGATATAGACGGAACGCTGGTTAGTTTTGAGACTCACCGTATCCCGTCTTCTACCATCGAGGCATTGGAAACCGCCCATGCAAAAGGGCTTAAACTATTTATCGCTACCGGACGCCCGAAAGCCATTATCAACAATCTTTCCGAATTGCAAGACCGGAACCTGATCGATGGATATATAACCATGAACGGAGCCTATTGTTTTGTCGGAGAGAAAATTATTTATAAAAGCGTCATCCCGCAGGAAGAAGTGAAAACAATGGCAGCTTTCTGCGAAAAGAAAGATACGCCCTGCATTTTCGTAGAGGAGCATCATATCTCCGTTTGCCAACCCAACGATATGGTAAAGAAAATATTCTATGATTTCCTACATGTAGATGTTATCCCGTCTGTATCTTTCGAAGAAGCAACAAACAAGGAAATCATACAAATGACTCCTTTTATCACAGAGGAAGAAGAAAAAGAAATCCGCCCGTCCATCCCCACTTGTGAAATAGGGCGTTGGCATCCGGCATTCGCAGATATTACTGCCAAGGGAGACACCAAACAAAAAGGAATAGATGAAATCATCCGTTATTTGGATATCAAGCTGGAAGAGACGATGGCATTCGGAGATGGAGGAAATGACATCAGCATGCTCCGCCATGCGGCTATCGGAGTAGCCATGGGGCAAGCCAAGGAAGATGTGAAAGCCGCTGCCGATTATGTTACAGGTTCAGTAGATGAGGACGGAATCAGCAAAGCAATGAAGCATTTCGGAATTATTTAA
- a CDS encoding rhamnogalacturonan acetylesterase yields the protein MKTNLIGLLLLAMTTINAQEKAQTYQLTDAPRYSEETEYGYDLVATPSKGSKTPFFFSVRVPDGNYKVTVRLGSKKQAGATTVRGESRRLFVDNLHTKKGEFVDETFIINKRNPRISEKESVRIKPREKGKLNWDDKLTLEFNGDAPVCQSISIEPADPSVITVFLCGNSTVVDQDNEPWASWGQMIPHFFSTDVCIANYAESGESANTFIAARRLKKALSQIKKGDYLFMEFGHNDQKQKGPGKGAYYSFMTSLKTFIDEARARGAHPVLVTPTQRRSFDATGHIRDTHEDYPEAMRWLAAKENVPLIDLNEMTRTLYEALGPETSKRAFVHYPAGTYPEQTKDFADNTHFNPYGAYQIAQCVIEGMKKAVPELAKHLKIDPVYNPAQPDDVNAFHWNESPFTEIEKPDGN from the coding sequence ATGAAAACGAATCTCATAGGCTTGCTACTTTTAGCAATGACAACTATCAATGCACAGGAGAAAGCCCAAACATACCAACTGACAGATGCACCTCGTTATAGTGAAGAAACGGAATACGGGTATGATCTCGTCGCTACTCCCTCCAAAGGAAGCAAAACACCTTTCTTCTTTTCCGTCCGCGTTCCGGACGGGAACTACAAAGTAACCGTACGTCTGGGAAGTAAAAAACAGGCAGGAGCCACGACCGTAAGAGGCGAGTCACGCCGACTGTTTGTTGATAATCTCCACACTAAAAAGGGAGAATTCGTAGATGAAACATTTATCATCAACAAACGTAATCCCCGCATTTCCGAAAAAGAATCCGTACGTATCAAACCGCGCGAAAAGGGCAAACTGAACTGGGACGATAAACTGACGCTGGAATTTAACGGTGATGCCCCCGTATGCCAGAGTATTAGTATCGAACCTGCCGATCCGTCGGTGATTACCGTTTTTCTATGCGGTAACAGTACCGTAGTCGATCAGGACAATGAACCGTGGGCGAGTTGGGGACAAATGATTCCTCATTTCTTCAGCACGGACGTTTGTATCGCCAATTATGCGGAATCAGGCGAATCCGCCAATACTTTTATTGCCGCAAGACGTTTGAAAAAAGCATTGAGCCAGATAAAGAAAGGAGATTATCTTTTCATGGAATTCGGACATAATGACCAAAAGCAGAAAGGACCGGGCAAAGGAGCTTATTACTCTTTTATGACCAGCCTGAAAACATTTATTGATGAAGCCCGTGCACGGGGAGCACACCCCGTACTGGTCACTCCCACCCAACGCCGGAGTTTCGATGCCACCGGACATATCCGTGACACACACGAAGATTATCCGGAAGCAATGCGCTGGTTGGCTGCCAAAGAAAACGTTCCGTTGATCGACCTCAACGAAATGACCCGCACACTTTATGAAGCACTGGGACCGGAAACGTCCAAACGTGCTTTCGTGCATTATCCGGCAGGCACTTATCCGGAACAAACCAAAGATTTTGCCGATAACACCCACTTTAATCCTTACGGAGCCTATCAAATAGCCCAATGTGTGATTGAAGGAATGAAGAAAGCAGTACCTGAACTGGCGAAACATTTGAAAATAGATCCGGTATATAACCCGGCACAGCCGGACGATGTGAATGCTTTCCATTGGAACGAATCACCATTCACGGAAATAGAGAAACCGGACGGCAATTAA
- a CDS encoding MalY/PatB family protein has product MNYNFDEIINRNGTDSVKWDGVEHRWGRNDLIPMWVADMDFRTAPFVIDALKKRLDHEVLGYTFACKEWSESIINWVKERHGWAIREEMLTFTPGIVRGLAFAIHCFTEKGDKVMVMPPVYHPFFLVTQKNERQVVYSPLVLKDGQYHIDFDRFRKDVQGCKLLILSNPHNPGGRVWTKEELSQIADICYESGTLVISDEIHADLTLPPYKHVTFALISEKARMNSLVFMSPSKAFNMPGLASSYAIIENDELRRQFQIYMEASEFSEGHLFAYLSVVAAYSHGTEWLDQVIAYIKGNIDFTENYLKERIPVIRMIRPQASYLIFLDCRELGLSLEGLNRLFVEDAHLALNEGTTFGKEGEGFMRLNVACPRATLEKALRQLEQAVTDLK; this is encoded by the coding sequence ATGAACTATAATTTTGATGAAATAATAAACCGTAACGGTACGGACTCCGTAAAATGGGACGGAGTGGAACATCGTTGGGGGCGGAACGATTTGATTCCTATGTGGGTAGCTGATATGGATTTTCGCACAGCTCCTTTTGTTATCGATGCTTTGAAGAAACGTCTGGACCATGAAGTGCTGGGTTATACCTTTGCTTGCAAAGAATGGTCGGAGTCTATTATTAACTGGGTGAAGGAGCGCCATGGCTGGGCAATCCGTGAAGAGATGCTGACTTTCACTCCCGGTATTGTTCGCGGCTTGGCTTTTGCCATCCATTGTTTCACGGAGAAAGGAGATAAGGTAATGGTCATGCCTCCTGTCTATCATCCTTTCTTTCTTGTGACGCAGAAGAACGAACGTCAAGTGGTTTACAGTCCGCTGGTATTAAAAGACGGGCAATATCATATTGATTTCGACCGTTTCCGCAAAGATGTGCAGGGGTGCAAGCTGCTTATTCTGAGCAATCCCCATAATCCGGGCGGACGTGTATGGACGAAAGAAGAACTGTCACAGATCGCTGACATCTGCTATGAAAGCGGTACATTAGTGATTTCTGATGAAATTCATGCCGACTTGACGCTGCCTCCTTATAAACATGTTACCTTTGCTCTGATTTCTGAGAAAGCACGGATGAACTCTCTTGTCTTTATGTCTCCGAGCAAAGCGTTCAATATGCCCGGACTGGCAAGCTCGTATGCAATCATTGAGAATGATGAACTTCGTCGTCAGTTTCAGATATATATGGAGGCAAGCGAGTTCAGTGAAGGACACTTATTCGCTTATCTCAGTGTAGTGGCGGCATACAGTCATGGTACTGAATGGCTGGATCAGGTCATTGCTTATATTAAAGGAAATATTGACTTCACGGAAAATTATCTGAAAGAGCGGATTCCTGTCATCAGAATGATTCGTCCGCAAGCATCCTACCTTATCTTTTTAGATTGTCGTGAGTTGGGATTAAGTCTGGAGGGGCTGAATCGCCTGTTCGTAGAAGATGCTCATTTGGCTTTGAATGAAGGCACGACGTTCGGCAAAGAAGGTGAAGGATTTATGCGGTTGAATGTAGCCTGTCCGCGTGCTACGCTGGAGAAGGCTTTGAGGCAGTTGGAACAAGCTGTAACTGATTTGAAATGA
- a CDS encoding IS3 family transposase: MKTLCGLFGMSSQAYYKKKKNLLSRHQIRTAILDAVFFYRSKAPGIGGLKLYHELRSLYGSEITGGRDAFLHLLRSERLMLPPKKPRHTTDSHHLYKKYPNLIKGVTAQYPNHIWVCDITYIWIEGGVCYLHLVTDMYSHAVLGWVLSPSLHAEYTLQALEQAINEAGGGNLCGTIHHSDRGVQYACDAYIDTLVTHHIRVSMTEDYNPTDNAVAERMNGILKTEWIYGMSLFRDKEMAREQITRMIDFYNNGRPHMSIGMKKPMDVYHGEVPGKSLWKK; this comes from the coding sequence GTGAAAACCCTTTGCGGACTGTTTGGCATGTCTTCCCAGGCCTATTACAAAAAGAAAAAAAATCTTTTGTCGCGTCATCAGATCAGAACAGCCATCTTGGATGCCGTCTTCTTCTACCGCTCAAAGGCTCCGGGCATCGGTGGTTTGAAATTATACCATGAGCTCCGCTCCCTTTATGGAAGCGAGATAACCGGAGGGCGGGATGCCTTCCTTCATCTGCTGCGTTCGGAACGCCTTATGCTACCCCCGAAGAAACCCAGGCATACGACGGACTCCCACCATCTTTACAAGAAGTATCCGAATCTGATCAAGGGGGTAACGGCACAATACCCGAACCATATCTGGGTATGTGACATCACTTACATCTGGATTGAAGGTGGCGTATGCTACCTCCATCTTGTAACGGACATGTACTCACATGCCGTTTTAGGATGGGTGCTCTCTCCCAGTTTGCATGCCGAATATACGCTACAGGCACTGGAACAGGCCATCAATGAGGCCGGAGGTGGCAATCTTTGCGGCACAATCCACCATTCCGACCGGGGGGTACAGTATGCCTGCGATGCCTATATCGACACACTGGTCACTCATCATATACGTGTGAGCATGACTGAAGATTACAACCCGACGGACAATGCGGTAGCAGAAAGGATGAATGGCATCCTGAAAACGGAATGGATATACGGCATGTCGCTGTTCAGGGATAAAGAGATGGCACGGGAGCAGATTACGCGAATGATTGACTTCTATAATAATGGACGACCACATATGAGCATAGGTATGAAAAAACCCATGGACGTATATCATGGAGAGGTGCCGGGAAAATCATTGTGGAAAAAATAA
- a CDS encoding tetratricopeptide repeat protein, producing MSVDTDNAAFQDALSLIQYTRQSVFLTGKAGTGKSTFLRYVCEHTKKKHVVLAPTGIAAINAGGSTMHSFFKLPFYPLLPDDPNLTLQRGRIHDFFKYTKPHRKLLEQIELVIIDEISMVRADIIDAIDRILRVYSHNLREPFGGKQLLLVGDVFQLEPVVKSDEREILNRFYPTPYFFSARVFGQIDLVSIELQKVYRQTDPVFVGVLDHIRNNTAGAADLQLLNTRYGSQIEESEADMYITLATRRDTVDSINEKKLAELPGESITFEGVIEGDFPESSLPTSQELVLKPGAQIIFIKNDFDRRWVNGTIGVIAGIDTEEETIYVITDDGKECDVKRESWRNIRYRYNEKTKEIEEEVLGSFTQYPIRLAWAITVHKSQGLTFSRVVIDFTGGVFAGGQTYVALSRCTSLEGIQLKKTINRTDIFVRPEIVNFAKRFNDRQAIDKALKQAQADVQYAAASRAFDKGDMEECLEQFFRAIHSRYDIEKPVPRRFIRRKLGVINTLKEQNKKLKEQMREQQERLRQYAHEYLLMGNECITQAHDSRAALANYDKALSLDPNYVDAWIRKGITLFNNKEYFDAENCFNTAVTLYPTNFKAVYNRGKLRLKTENTEGAIADLDKATSLKPEHAGAHELFGDALLKVGREGEAALQWRIAEELRKKKGK from the coding sequence ATGAGCGTAGATACTGATAACGCCGCATTTCAGGATGCACTGAGCCTCATTCAATACACCCGTCAATCGGTCTTTCTAACAGGAAAGGCCGGTACAGGAAAATCTACATTCCTGCGTTATGTCTGCGAGCATACCAAGAAGAAACATGTAGTACTTGCACCAACCGGAATTGCCGCGATTAACGCTGGTGGAAGTACGATGCACAGTTTCTTCAAACTTCCTTTCTATCCACTGCTACCGGATGACCCGAATTTGACTCTCCAGCGTGGTCGTATCCATGATTTTTTCAAATATACCAAGCCTCACCGGAAACTGCTGGAACAAATTGAACTAGTCATCATTGACGAGATTTCAATGGTACGGGCGGACATCATTGATGCCATCGACCGCATCCTTCGTGTATATTCTCACAACCTACGCGAACCTTTCGGAGGAAAACAACTGTTATTGGTAGGTGACGTATTCCAGCTGGAACCGGTCGTAAAAAGCGACGAACGGGAAATATTGAACCGCTTCTATCCTACTCCTTACTTTTTCTCTGCCAGAGTATTCGGTCAGATAGACCTGGTATCCATCGAACTTCAAAAGGTATACCGCCAAACGGATCCCGTTTTTGTCGGTGTCCTCGACCATATCCGGAACAATACAGCCGGAGCGGCTGATCTGCAACTACTGAACACCCGTTATGGAAGTCAGATAGAAGAATCGGAAGCTGATATGTATATCACTCTGGCCACCCGCAGAGACACGGTAGATTCTATCAACGAAAAGAAACTGGCAGAACTTCCCGGAGAATCAATTACTTTTGAAGGAGTTATCGAAGGAGATTTCCCCGAAAGTAGTTTACCCACTTCACAAGAGCTCGTATTGAAACCCGGTGCACAAATCATCTTTATTAAAAATGATTTCGACCGCAGGTGGGTAAACGGTACAATTGGTGTCATTGCCGGAATTGATACGGAAGAAGAAACGATCTATGTCATCACCGATGATGGAAAAGAATGTGACGTAAAGCGTGAGTCATGGCGCAATATCCGTTATCGGTATAACGAAAAGACCAAAGAAATAGAAGAAGAAGTCTTAGGTAGCTTCACACAATATCCCATCCGGTTAGCTTGGGCCATCACTGTTCATAAGAGTCAGGGACTGACTTTCAGCCGTGTAGTCATCGACTTCACAGGGGGTGTATTTGCAGGTGGACAAACATACGTGGCATTAAGCCGCTGCACCTCACTGGAGGGCATTCAGCTCAAAAAAACTATCAACCGTACTGACATCTTCGTCCGCCCCGAAATCGTAAACTTTGCCAAGCGCTTCAACGACCGACAAGCCATCGACAAAGCTCTGAAACAAGCACAGGCTGATGTGCAATACGCCGCTGCTTCACGCGCTTTCGACAAAGGAGACATGGAAGAATGCCTGGAGCAGTTTTTCCGCGCCATTCATTCCCGCTATGATATTGAAAAACCTGTTCCCCGCCGTTTTATCCGACGTAAACTCGGTGTCATAAACACTTTGAAAGAGCAGAATAAGAAACTCAAAGAGCAAATGCGCGAACAGCAAGAACGCCTCCGCCAATATGCTCACGAATATCTATTAATGGGCAACGAATGTATCACCCAGGCACACGACTCGCGTGCCGCCCTCGCCAACTATGACAAGGCACTGAGTCTCGATCCTAATTATGTGGATGCCTGGATACGCAAAGGAATCACTCTCTTCAACAACAAAGAGTATTTCGATGCGGAAAACTGCTTTAACACCGCAGTCACTCTCTACCCGACAAACTTTAAAGCTGTCTATAACCGCGGAAAGCTCCGGCTAAAAACTGAAAACACAGAAGGTGCCATTGCCGACCTGGACAAGGCCACCAGTCTGAAACCGGAACATGCCGGTGCACACGAACTCTTCGGAGACGCTCTGTTGAAAGTCGGGAGGGAAGGAGAAGCCGCCTTACAATGGAGAATTGCAGAAGAACTTAGAAAGAAAAAAGGGAAATAA